ACCTCCTTAGTCTTAACGTCTACCGCGAAGTGGATCTTAATGTAGCGCTTCTTCCTACCATGTAAGCGCGTAACCCATCCACCGGACTTATTGTAGCCTTTTTGTTTTAGCTTTACGGCCTAGTTATGTAGTCTTCATTAGCTTCGTGTTAAAGCCTTGCATCGGCTCGTGTGGAGTTGGTAATGGTGTTGGGGCTATTCGTTTAGGCTGTAGGAGGCTTAAGTTAAGCGGGGTTCTATGATATTCCGAGTTTCTCCTCGATTTTCTTAATCCTTCCGTTTAGTTCCCTATGGTATTGATCCATGTAGAACTTTAGGTCCTCAACCCTAGCGTTTAAAGCCTTAAGTCCGTCCTCAAGGCCCTTAAACCTCCCTTCGAACTCCTTAAACCTACCCTCAAATCTGTCCTCAAGGCCCTTAAGCCTGGCTTCGAATCTGTCCTCAAGGCCCTTAAGCCTTCCTTCAAATCTATCTTCAAGTCCTTTAAATCTGGCTTCGAATTCTCTTCTTAGTGATTCTATTTGTGATGTTAGTCGTCTATCCATTTCGGATACGACTAGGACCATTAGCTCCGGGGCTGTTATACGTTTTCCTTGGAGTGCCTTCTCAACGATTTTCTTAGCGTACTCGGCGATAATGTTAGCTACTACGCTAGAAACGACCTCGGTCATGGCTACCAGTAGTTATTGGTTGCTTGAAGTATTTAAGGGTTCCTTATACCGGCGAATACCGAGTAAGGCTTTTACGGACGGCTAACTGTGAAGGAGTGGTTAAGTATTTAGGCTAACCTTTAATTTAAAGGTGTAGGTAGGTTCTTAAGGCTATAGTGACTGGTTCACTGGAAACCCTCAGCGAACCGCGTAAAGATGTGTTAAGCGTTAATATACGCCTCCTAACCCAGGAGTAATCAACCGATGGAAGCTTGGGGATGAGCCTATTCAAAGCCCTAGTGAAGCTGCCTATAAGGCATTGAGAAAAGATAACGTACAACCATGAGGAACTCAACATACCTAACGGTAATCTTAAAGGGGCGGCAGACCTTACCAATATTCAAACCCGTAAGCTCATCATCATATCATTCAAGAAAGTCTAGGCTAAGAAGAAGCTCACCACGCCTAATAAGCCTCCCATTAACAATCAATACATAGATTAAAGCAAGACGTAAGAAGCTTAAAGAATTAAACCACAAAGCAGCGCTCAGCTAAAAGTCCTTTGCTTTTGTGTTGTTGGAAAATTCAGTTCCAACAACATTTAAACCAACTTCTAAGAAGTTTTATGAAAATAATATAGTTTCCACTTTGTATTTGGTGGGATAAAGATTATGGCAGCCGTAAAGGTGGATGAAAAAGGCAGGATTATCATCCCTAAAAGCATGAGGGAAAAGGCTGGAGTGAAGGAGGGGGGCTACGTTAAAATAAGAGCGGACGAGAAGGGCATCATGATAGAGCCTCTTGAGCCTGTAGCCGACAAATACTTTGGCACCTTCAAGATAACGAAATGGCCGGAAGACCTTGACGAATTTGTAATAGAGGTTATGAGAAAATGGTGGACCCGGACCCAGAGGGCTACATAGACGTAAACGTTTTCGTTTATTGGCTTGGCAACCATCCCACTCTGGGCAGAAGGTCATATGAATGGATAAGGAAAATTGAAGGGGCTTCGCGAGGAAAATATGTAACATCAGCTTTGACGTTATGTCAAATAATGGTAATAATAGCTGGCTTAACGGGGAAAACCTGAAGGATCAAGAATTAGTCTTTCTCCTTTTTTACCTATGGAGGCATATTGATGAACACCCGATTAAGCGGTTTTTACTAAGCCCAGTTTCCTTAGGAGTTTCCACGTTGCTCTCTAAAAGTTCCTGGATTCCAAGCGTTCCGCCACTAGCTTTTAGACCAATTTTCCTTACATCTCGGTTAGTCTATCTTGATGCCCTTCTCAAGCGCCTCCGTTACGACGACCTTTCCACCATTATATTTCCTTATTTGTTCTGGAGTGTAGGGGAATGCTTCTACCATGAAGGCCTATCTGAAGGACGCGGCGTTTAAATGTTTCCTCAGAGTATTGAAATCGTGGAATAATGGGGTATCAGAGGTTTCTAACTCAAGGCTTTAAGCCCTTCAACCCCTTGGAGTTAGCGAAGGAAACCGAGAGGATAGT
This genomic stretch from Candidatus Nezhaarchaeales archaeon harbors:
- a CDS encoding AbrB/MazE/SpoVT family DNA-binding domain-containing protein, with product MAAVKVDEKGRIIIPKSMREKAGVKEGGYVKIRADEKGIMIEPLEPVADKYFGTFKITKWPEDLDEFVIEVMRKWWTRTQRAT